A window of the bacterium genome harbors these coding sequences:
- the fdhF gene encoding formate dehydrogenase subunit alpha — translation MIELTIDGKTTQVKEGTTILQAAKSAGIKIPHLCYHKSLSPSSSCRICVVEVEGAKTLVASCSYPVSDGMKVKTDTERVLNARKLVLDLLLSNHPQDCLSCEKNSICKLQKYAYELGISRTTFEGAKTQYPIDTSNPFIERDYNKCILCGRCVSVCAEIQMLGIPDFANRGFETKISTFYDSPLQETECAFCGQCVAVCPTGALTEKVRKFRGREWELKKVTTTCPYCGCGCTFDLNVKDNEVVKVTSNDKNPVNGLALCVKGRFGFDFINNPDRLKTPLIKQESGEFRPASWDEALKLVANKFSQIKTQYGADSIAGISSARCTNEENYLFQKFMRVVIGTNNVDHCARLCHASTVAGLAVSFGSGAMTNSIAEIENADCILVTGSNTTECHPIIGLKIKQAVKKGAKLIVADPRRIELVELADVHLQFRSGTDVAWLNGMMNVIINEGLLDEKFIEERCEGFDEFKKIVMEYTPEKTEEITGVPADEIIKAARIYATADKASIIYSMGITQHTTGTDNVFSIANLAMLTGNVGRESTGVNPLRGQNNVQGACDMGALPVVFSGYQKVVDPQARMKFEQAWEVKLPEQPGLTVVEMLNEAGKKIKAMYIMGENPMVSDPDLTHVEESLKKLDFLIVQDIFLTETAKLADVVLPAASFAEKDGTFTNTERRVQLIRKAIEPIGQSRPDCSIVELANKMGYQMKYDSAAAIMEEIARLTPSYGGISHQRLAKEGGIQWPCPDAAHPGTKFLHKDKFVSGKGKFQAVKYLPPVEEPDEEYPFWLTTGRILYHYHTGSMSRRSKGLNEICKEGYVEINPQDAISLGISDGQTVTVSSRRGSIEIKAKVTDKIAQGTFFIPFHFAESAANVLTNSALDPIAKIPELKVCAVKIR, via the coding sequence ATGATTGAATTAACTATTGATGGAAAAACAACTCAAGTAAAAGAAGGAACAACTATTCTTCAGGCGGCTAAGTCTGCCGGGATTAAAATCCCGCATTTGTGCTATCATAAAAGCCTTTCGCCTTCAAGTAGTTGTCGAATATGTGTTGTCGAAGTTGAAGGTGCAAAGACATTGGTCGCTTCCTGCTCTTATCCGGTCAGTGATGGGATGAAGGTTAAAACTGACACCGAGCGGGTGCTAAATGCCCGTAAATTAGTGCTCGACCTTCTTTTATCCAACCATCCACAGGATTGCTTGAGCTGTGAGAAAAATAGTATCTGTAAACTCCAGAAATATGCCTATGAGTTAGGCATAAGCCGCACTACCTTTGAAGGAGCAAAAACTCAATATCCGATTGATACCTCTAACCCATTCATTGAGCGAGATTATAATAAATGTATTCTTTGTGGTCGATGTGTTAGTGTTTGTGCTGAAATTCAAATGCTTGGTATCCCTGATTTTGCCAATCGTGGCTTTGAAACTAAAATATCTACCTTTTATGATAGCCCATTACAAGAAACAGAATGTGCCTTTTGTGGTCAATGTGTAGCCGTATGCCCAACCGGGGCATTAACAGAAAAAGTGCGTAAGTTCAGAGGAAGGGAGTGGGAATTGAAGAAGGTAACTACGACCTGCCCATACTGCGGTTGTGGCTGCACCTTTGATTTGAATGTTAAAGATAACGAAGTCGTAAAGGTTACTTCCAATGATAAAAATCCGGTTAATGGTTTGGCTCTTTGTGTTAAAGGGAGGTTTGGGTTTGACTTTATCAATAATCCGGATAGATTAAAAACACCTTTAATTAAACAAGAATCAGGTGAATTTCGCCCTGCCAGTTGGGATGAGGCGTTAAAATTGGTAGCCAATAAATTTAGCCAGATAAAGACGCAATATGGAGCCGATAGTATCGCGGGCATAAGTTCAGCCAGATGCACCAATGAAGAAAATTATCTGTTCCAGAAGTTTATGCGAGTAGTGATTGGCACGAACAATGTTGACCATTGTGCCCGACTTTGCCATGCTTCGACTGTGGCGGGATTGGCGGTATCCTTTGGTTCAGGGGCAATGACTAACTCTATCGCAGAGATTGAGAATGCAGATTGCATTCTGGTAACAGGCTCAAATACTACCGAATGCCATCCCATAATCGGTTTGAAGATAAAGCAGGCGGTTAAAAAAGGAGCCAAACTAATTGTGGCTGACCCAAGACGGATAGAGTTGGTTGAATTGGCTGATGTCCATTTGCAATTCAGGAGTGGCACGGATGTCGCCTGGCTTAATGGGATGATGAATGTGATTATCAACGAAGGTTTGTTGGATGAAAAATTTATAGAAGAGCGATGTGAAGGGTTTGATGAGTTTAAGAAAATTGTTATGGAATACACCCCTGAAAAGACAGAGGAAATAACCGGTGTTCCCGCGGATGAAATAATTAAAGCCGCCAGAATTTATGCTACCGCAGATAAAGCCAGCATTATCTATTCAATGGGGATAACACAACATACTACCGGGACAGATAATGTCTTTTCCATTGCCAATCTGGCTATGCTCACGGGTAATGTCGGTCGGGAAAGCACAGGCGTTAATCCTTTGCGAGGACAAAATAATGTGCAAGGTGCCTGCGATATGGGTGCTTTACCTGTGGTTTTCTCCGGGTATCAAAAGGTAGTTGACCCGCAGGCAAGAATGAAGTTTGAACAAGCCTGGGAAGTTAAATTACCAGAACAACCAGGACTAACGGTAGTCGAAATGCTTAATGAGGCGGGTAAGAAAATCAAAGCAATGTATATTATGGGCGAAAATCCAATGGTTTCAGACCCGGATTTAACCCATGTGGAAGAATCACTCAAAAAATTGGATTTCTTGATAGTTCAAGATATCTTCCTGACCGAAACCGCTAAATTAGCGGATGTGGTTCTACCCGCCGCCTCTTTTGCCGAAAAAGATGGCACCTTTACCAATACCGAGCGGCGGGTGCAGTTAATCCGTAAAGCCATTGAACCAATCGGACAGAGCAGACCTGATTGTTCGATAGTTGAATTAGCCAATAAAATGGGTTATCAGATGAAATATGATTCTGCCGCCGCAATTATGGAAGAAATAGCCAGGTTAACTCCTTCTTACGGAGGCATTTCTCATCAGCGATTGGCAAAAGAAGGTGGAATTCAATGGCCCTGTCCTGATGCCGCTCATCCAGGCACAAAATTCTTGCATAAAGATAAATTTGTTAGTGGAAAAGGTAAATTTCAAGCAGTAAAATACTTACCCCCAGTAGAAGAGCCAGATGAAGAATACCCATTTTGGCTGACTACTGGAAGGATACTTTATCACTACCACACCGGCTCAATGAGCCGCAGGTCAAAAGGACTAAATGAAATTTGCAAAGAAGGGTATGTTGAGATTAATCCTCAAGATGCTATTTCTTTAGGGATAAGTGATGGTCAGACTGTAACTGTTTCGTCAAGACGAGGTTCGATTGAAATAAAGGCAAAGGTAACTGATAAAATAGCCCAGGGAACATTTTTTATCCCATTTCATTTTGCCGAATCTGCGGCAAATGTCCTCACCAACTCTGCATTAGACCCAATAGCAAAGATACCAGAGTTAAAGGTTTGTGCAGTAAAAATAAGGTAA
- the fsa gene encoding fructose-6-phosphate aldolase, with protein sequence MKFFIDTANIDEIRKAASWGIVDGVTTNPSLIAKEGRDFRETILEIAHIVDGPISAEVISENAEGMISEAEQIALWHPNIVIKIPMTPEGMKATKILKMKAIKTNVTLVFSANQALIAAKAGATFVSPFVGRLDDVGQDGMELIGDIVDIYDMYGFTTEVIVASVRHPIHVVMAAKLGAHIATIPFKVLEQLFKHPLTDIGIDRFLSDWKKMG encoded by the coding sequence ATGAAGTTTTTTATTGATACCGCCAATATCGACGAGATACGCAAGGCGGCTTCCTGGGGGATTGTAGATGGTGTCACGACAAATCCCTCATTGATTGCCAAAGAAGGAAGGGACTTTAGAGAAACAATCCTTGAAATTGCCCATATTGTTGATGGACCGATAAGTGCAGAAGTGATTAGTGAAAATGCTGAAGGGATGATTTCAGAGGCAGAACAAATAGCCTTATGGCATCCCAATATTGTTATCAAAATTCCAATGACTCCTGAAGGAATGAAGGCTACAAAAATATTAAAGATGAAGGCAATCAAGACTAATGTAACTTTAGTATTTTCAGCTAATCAAGCATTAATTGCCGCCAAAGCAGGAGCAACTTTCGTCAGTCCTTTTGTTGGCAGATTAGACGATGTTGGCCAGGATGGAATGGAACTTATTGGTGATATTGTGGATATTTATGATATGTATGGATTTACGACTGAGGTAATTGTTGCCAGCGTCAGACATCCCATTCATGTGGTTATGGCGGCTAAATTAGGGGCTCATATTGCCACCATACCATTCAAGGTATTAGAACAACTATTTAAACATCCTCTTACCGATATTGGCATCGACCGATTCTTAAGTGATTGGAAAAAGATGGGATAA
- the coaD gene encoding pantetheine-phosphate adenylyltransferase codes for MHNIAIYPGTFDPITNGHLDIIERAIPLFEEVIVAVACDSSKPTLFSIQERIQMLKEITKDYPNVKIEEFSGLLVEYAQKKQASIIIRGLRAVSDFEHEFQMASLNKRLNPSIETLFMMTHEDNFFLSSSAIKEIASLGGSLHSFVPKIVEEMLKKRFKS; via the coding sequence ATGCACAATATCGCTATTTATCCAGGAACATTTGACCCGATAACAAATGGTCATTTAGATATAATTGAACGAGCGATACCTTTATTTGAAGAGGTAATAGTTGCTGTGGCTTGCGATTCTTCTAAACCAACTCTTTTCTCGATACAAGAGCGAATACAAATGTTAAAAGAGATAACCAAAGATTATCCTAATGTCAAGATAGAAGAATTTTCTGGATTGTTAGTTGAATATGCACAAAAAAAACAGGCAAGTATTATCATTCGAGGACTACGGGCAGTGTCAGATTTTGAACATGAGTTCCAAATGGCTTCCTTGAATAAAAGATTAAATCCCAGCATAGAAACTCTGTTTATGATGACCCATGAAGATAATTTCTTCTTAAGTTCTTCAGCGATAAAAGAAATAGCCAGTCTGGGTGGTTCACTGCATAGTTTTGTCCCCAAAATTGTTGAAGAGATGCTGAAAAAGAGGTTTAAATCATGA
- a CDS encoding tetratricopeptide repeat protein, which yields KGGVSAIREAKTNITYSSTTFIQTDAAVNPGNSGGPLYLLETSEVMGIAVAKLQESEGLNLAIPINIAKRLIQNAKITIKSNPATPVPFAKPEPEKPSTVLTALDYLLRGNSWYDKNLYNQAISDYNRALEINPRLAEAYCGRGLPMVIKVSMTRKSLITTRH from the coding sequence CAAAGGAGGTGTAAGCGCTATTAGAGAAGCAAAGACTAACATAACTTACTCTTCTACTACATTTATCCAAACCGATGCCGCTGTTAATCCAGGAAATAGCGGTGGTCCACTCTACCTTCTTGAGACAAGTGAGGTGATGGGAATAGCTGTGGCTAAACTTCAAGAATCAGAGGGATTAAACCTTGCCATTCCCATAAATATTGCCAAAAGGCTCATTCAAAATGCCAAAATAACCATAAAAAGCAATCCCGCTACACCTGTCCCTTTTGCCAAACCAGAGCCAGAAAAACCTTCTACTGTTTTAACTGCCCTTGACTATTTACTCCGTGGCAATTCCTGGTATGACAAAAATCTCTATAACCAGGCAATCTCTGATTACAACCGGGCATTAGAGATAAACCCAAGGCTTGCTGAGGCATACTGCGGTCGGGGGCTGCCTATGGTAATAAAGGTCTCTATGACCAGGAAATCTCTGATTACAACAAGGCATTAG
- a CDS encoding tetratricopeptide repeat protein, translated as MRSGAAYGNKGLYDQEISDYNKALEINPRDAEAYYNRGIAYGNKGLYDQAISDYNKASEINPGFAEAYINRGVAYAEKGDYDHAISDYNKALEINPRVAMAYYNRGSAYAEKGDYDHVISDFTKALEINPRLADAYNNRGIAYYFKREYDKAWEDVHKAQSLGYQVHLEFLKDLRKASGRQR; from the coding sequence CTGCGGTCGGGGGCTGCCTATGGTAATAAAGGTCTCTATGACCAGGAAATCTCTGATTACAACAAGGCATTAGAGATAAACCCAAGGGATGCTGAGGCATACTACAATCGGGGGATTGCCTATGGTAATAAAGGTCTCTATGACCAGGCAATCTCTGATTACAACAAGGCAAGTGAGATAAATCCAGGGTTTGCTGAGGCTTACATCAATCGGGGGGTTGCCTATGCCGAGAAAGGCGATTATGACCATGCAATCTCTGATTACAACAAGGCATTGGAGATAAACCCAAGGGTTGCTATGGCTTACTACAATCGGGGGAGTGCCTATGCCGAGAAAGGCGATTATGACCATGTAATCTCTGATTTCACCAAGGCATTAGAGATAAACCCAAGGCTTGCTGATGCATACAACAATCGGGGGATTGCTTATTACTTCAAGAGAGAATATGACAAAGCCTGGGAGGATGTCCATAAGGCACAAAGTTTAGGCTATCAAGTTCACCTAGAATTTCTCAAGGACCTTCGTAAAGCCTCAGGAAGACAAAGATAA
- a CDS encoding alpha-amylase/4-alpha-glucanotransferase domain-containing protein, protein MKQITLILTIHCHQPVGNFDYVFEEAYQKAYLPFIKVLEKHPAIKLSLHYSGSLLNWFLEKHPEIISKVKKLIQQGQVEMLTGGFYEPILPAIPDRDKIGQIQKLTNTIKNYFGIVPKGMWLAERVWEPSLSKPIGEAGVEFTLVDDTHFKWVGIKEKDLFGYYVTEEEGVAIKIFPISQKLRYLIPFAPKVDNVLEYLQSVADENVTKMILMGDDGEKFGIWPHTYEWVYEKGWLDNFFTALENADWIKMTTLSGWIMKNNSLGRVYLPCAAYEELMQWALPSHSLIEYEKAIADLSHSKKYQSYIQFMKGSFWRNFLIKYPEANNMHKKMLYVSNKVDQISQASEVLVYTENDKFIDNRPISIDRAKEELWQGQCNCAYWHGIFGGLYLPHLRNAIYQHLINAEVISENIIHNTPGWIEIEAIDFDKDGEKEILVSNSYLNLYFQPLKGGTLFELDYKPKLCNITNTLSRKEEAYHQKIKQAEISRKSTGVATIHEQLSTKQQDLDKYLTYDFHQRGCLIDHFLPKDITLDNFSRGNYKEVCDFINQSYKHKVRQGKEEIIVDMAKEGKVLVNEEALSIGLIKSVRILARNSEIEITYEIRNDDKKDISLWFGIEFNLSLVGGTQCFYIIPEMENLKDNKMDSIAEDVDCKEITLRDNIGKIEIDFKFNQPCCLWRFPVYTVSSSEAGLELGYQGSVFFPNWKIEIPPYNSWQVKIKKNIKGIV, encoded by the coding sequence ATGAAACAAATAACACTTATTTTAACTATCCATTGCCATCAACCTGTTGGGAATTTTGACTATGTTTTTGAAGAGGCTTATCAAAAGGCATATCTTCCTTTTATTAAAGTTTTAGAAAAGCATCCTGCTATTAAATTATCACTTCATTATAGTGGTTCTTTATTAAACTGGTTTTTGGAAAAGCATCCGGAGATAATTAGCAAGGTAAAAAAGTTAATTCAGCAAGGTCAGGTAGAGATGTTGACTGGTGGTTTTTATGAACCAATATTACCTGCTATCCCTGACCGCGATAAGATTGGGCAGATTCAAAAATTGACCAATACGATTAAAAACTATTTTGGCATAGTTCCAAAGGGGATGTGGTTAGCCGAACGAGTTTGGGAGCCATCGTTATCTAAACCCATAGGTGAAGCGGGAGTAGAATTCACATTAGTTGACGATACTCATTTTAAATGGGTTGGAATTAAAGAGAAAGACCTGTTTGGATATTATGTAACCGAAGAAGAAGGGGTAGCGATAAAAATATTCCCAATCAGCCAAAAGTTAAGATATTTAATTCCATTTGCCCCAAAAGTAGATAATGTTCTGGAATATCTCCAATCGGTCGCCGATGAAAATGTAACAAAAATGATACTTATGGGTGATGATGGTGAAAAATTTGGCATCTGGCCTCATACCTATGAATGGGTCTATGAAAAAGGCTGGTTGGACAATTTCTTCACCGCATTAGAAAATGCAGACTGGATAAAAATGACAACTTTATCTGGTTGGATAATGAAAAATAATTCTCTTGGAAGGGTATATCTGCCCTGTGCGGCTTATGAAGAACTAATGCAGTGGGCACTCCCGTCGCATTCTCTTATTGAATACGAAAAGGCTATTGCTGATTTATCTCATTCCAAAAAATATCAATCTTATATCCAATTTATGAAAGGGAGCTTTTGGCGTAATTTCTTAATTAAATACCCAGAAGCCAATAATATGCACAAAAAAATGCTATATGTCAGTAATAAAGTTGACCAAATATCTCAGGCATCAGAGGTATTAGTTTATACTGAGAATGATAAGTTTATTGATAATCGACCGATAAGTATTGATAGAGCAAAGGAAGAATTATGGCAAGGCCAATGTAATTGTGCCTATTGGCATGGCATTTTTGGAGGATTATATTTGCCTCATTTAAGAAACGCTATCTATCAACATCTTATTAATGCTGAAGTTATCTCAGAAAATATCATTCATAATACACCCGGCTGGATAGAGATAGAGGCAATTGATTTTGATAAAGATGGGGAAAAGGAAATTTTAGTCAGTAATTCTTACTTAAATCTTTATTTTCAACCATTAAAAGGTGGAACTTTATTTGAACTTGATTATAAACCAAAACTATGTAATATTACAAATACATTAAGTCGTAAAGAAGAAGCATATCATCAAAAGATAAAACAAGCAGAAATATCCAGGAAATCAACAGGTGTTGCGACTATCCACGAACAATTATCAACTAAACAACAAGATTTAGACAAATACCTTACTTATGATTTCCACCAACGGGGCTGTTTAATTGACCATTTTTTACCCAAAGATATTACACTTGATAATTTTAGTCGAGGTAATTATAAAGAGGTGTGTGATTTTATTAATCAATCTTATAAACATAAAGTCCGACAGGGGAAAGAAGAAATAATAGTAGATATGGCTAAAGAGGGTAAAGTGCTGGTAAATGAGGAGGCATTATCAATCGGGCTAATAAAATCGGTTAGAATATTAGCAAGGAACTCAGAAATAGAGATAACCTATGAAATCAGGAATGATGACAAAAAAGATATTTCATTGTGGTTTGGGATAGAATTTAATCTAAGTTTAGTGGGAGGGACACAATGTTTTTATATAATTCCCGAAATGGAGAATTTAAAAGATAATAAAATGGATTCAATCGCAGAAGATGTTGACTGTAAAGAAATAACACTCCGAGATAACATTGGTAAGATAGAAATTGATTTTAAGTTCAATCAACCCTGTTGTTTATGGCGATTTCCTGTCTATACCGTATCTTCTTCAGAAGCAGGACTTGAGTTAGGCTACCAGGGTTCTGTCTTTTTCCCAAATTGGAAGATTGAAATACCTCCTTACAATTCCTGGCAGGTAAAGATTAAAAAGAATATTAAAGGTATTGTCTAG
- a CDS encoding TIGR00725 family protein produces the protein MQIGVIGESYPSDEGKKLAFEVGEEIAKAGAILICGGLGGIMESACCGAKSQGGLTIGILPGTAKTSANPYIDIPIVTGLDQARNIIIVRSCEAIIAIEGSYGTLSEMAFCLKLNVPLIGLRTWHLERQNHEKPPIIYAQTAKEAVGLGIKFAQS, from the coding sequence ATGCAAATTGGAGTTATAGGTGAAAGTTATCCTTCTGATGAGGGTAAAAAATTAGCATTTGAAGTAGGGGAAGAAATTGCGAAGGCAGGGGCGATATTAATTTGTGGTGGATTAGGTGGAATAATGGAATCTGCCTGTTGCGGAGCAAAAAGTCAGGGCGGATTAACTATCGGCATACTACCCGGCACCGCAAAAACCTCTGCCAATCCTTACATTGATATTCCTATTGTTACGGGGTTAGACCAGGCAAGAAATATTATCATTGTCCGGTCTTGTGAAGCAATTATTGCCATTGAGGGAAGCTATGGAACATTATCTGAGATGGCATTTTGTTTAAAATTAAATGTGCCCCTTATTGGATTACGAACCTGGCATTTAGAACGCCAAAATCACGAAAAACCACCTATCATTTACGCCCAAACGGCTAAAGAAGCTGTAGGGTTAGGAATTAAATTTGCTCAATCCTGA